The proteins below come from a single Xyrauchen texanus isolate HMW12.3.18 chromosome 1, RBS_HiC_50CHRs, whole genome shotgun sequence genomic window:
- the zpax4 gene encoding zona pellucida protein AX 4, with the protein MGIRTRILLLCVVTCALRDPKGTFQQSPQQPQVPIGVECKDRFQLISVDMPPSGNEPRFEAIDVRGVYPVTQAYGAQCGYTYSVQSLLGRVILRASYFSCHTENHVQQLFTFKFRMTLTNEHGIESFENVTKTCSVPPFSPREVICEENYMEASVTTKLSCPNTVKEGFTAANFVVQKSAVEAVQVMLQAEGQQAEVMSAEDAAGLGYIITVTSGRIVFRSPYRQPHSTVKMVSGVAVEVIQATVFFRQCWMVVMVDLVAACSLDEGSFDGYRLCWMTPAVMTPLDAGSLYLKSESIGMGVDGVLLNNTGATGYAVTINGNTVESSIPFAAEGGVRKSFVIGNVYNELYSVQLSYNQSFVDHGGVETRHNVVRQMATPLIAWLIVSLTETTLEERIFRVYLGNVPFDVELVSVALNGNEFSVLTATQMGYSIIRIPQDNNTFAYIIRLPFDDPLVEKLYVAEGLLQYYLEIKWTLNIMPQMDPYYHLSFVTATVLDAVPPVFDSMCAENGISFKSDHQVYDYLWEFTIGDYPLNQQLAYERGYIMTNDTNTLLLDVPLFAIGYVYEEISLQQFYGTFEILTRNAKTLAIEQQSVKRCLFRTTELLVCSTEGVMTVVSDITKAIPTADLARTTLLDASCKPIETDENRVLFSFGLNTCGTLVQIDRQYVTYENEIIFHELYSTDSKPVITRDAEYRVTVRCIYPVSGIESLFVDRRFQTDTPGIGQIKDPVKIPFQMLKSMPLGKPFIQAPIANKPSDYVSVKRSSPMDESFVRDRFIKEHAAAIVFDLEKAYDTTWRNGILKDLC; encoded by the exons atgggCATCCGCAC AAGAATACTTCTCCTGTGTGTTGTAACATGTGCTCTACGTGACCCCAAAGGCACATTTCAGCAGTCCCCCCAACAGCCTCAAG TTCCCATTGGAGTTGAGTGCAAGGACCGCTTCCAGCTCATCTCAGTGGACATGCCACCTTCTGGCAATGAGCCTCGTTTTGAGGCAATTG ATGTCAGGGGTGTGTACCCTGTCACACAGGCCTATGGAGCTCAGTGTGGTTACACTTACTCCGTTCAGTCTCTGCTGGGTAGAGTCATTCTACGAGCTTCCTATTTCTCCTGCCACACAGAAAATCATGTACAGCAACTA TTCACCTTCAAGTTCAGGATGACTCTTACAAATGAGCATGGCATAGAATCATTTGAAAATGTCACAAAGACATGCTCTGTTCCTCCCTTCTCTCCAAGAGAGGTTATTTGTGAGGAGAACTATATGGAG GCATCTGTGACAACTAAGCTATCCTGTCCTAACACTGTTAAAGAAGGCTTCACTGCAGCCAACTTTGTG GTCCAAAAATCAGCAGTAGAGGCCGTGCAGGTGATGCTTCAAGCAGAGGGTCAGCAGGCTGAAGTCATGTCTGCAGAAGATGCTGCTGGTCTTGGCTACATTATAACAGTCACTTCTGGCAGGATTGTGTTCCGATCACCCTATCGACAGCCTCACTCTACTGTCAAAAtg GTCAGTGGTGTTGCAGTTGAAGTGATCCAGGCCACAGTGTTTTTCAGACAGTGCTGGATGGTGGTCATGGTGGACTTGGTTGCTGCCTGCTCACTGG ATGAAGGGTCTTTTGATGGCTACAGGCTTTGCTGGATGACCCCAGCAGTGATGACACCTCTGGATGCTGGGTCCTTGTATTTAAAGAGTGAGTCCATTGGCATGGGGGTTGATGGTGTGCTCCTGAATAACACTGGAGCCACAGGCTATGCTGTGACCATCAATGGGAACACTGTAGAGAGTAGTATCCCCTTTGCTGCAGAGGGAGGGGTCAGAAAG AGCTTTGTGATAGGCAATGTGTATAATGAGCTGTACTCTGTCCAGCTAAGCTATAACCAATCTTTTGTGGACCATGGGGGTGTGGAGACCAGGCACAATGTGGTCCGGCAAATGGCTACTCCACTGATT GCATGGCTAATTGTTTCCCTTACAGAAACCACTCTTGAGGAACGCATTTTCAGGGTCTATTTGGGTAATGTCCCTTTTGATGTTGAATTGGTGTCTGTGGCACTGAATGGCAATGAGTTCTCTGTGCTGACTGCCACACAGATGGGGTATTCAATCATCAGAATCCCACAAGACAATAATACATTTGCCTACATCATCAGATTGCCATTTGATGACCCACTTGTTGAGAAGCTG TATGTTGCTGAAGGCCTTCTACAATACTACTTGGAAATTAAATGGACTTTAAACATCATGCCTCAAATGGACCCGTATTACCATCTTTCTTTTGTGACGGCCACTGTCCTTGATGC AGTTCCTCCAGTCTTTGACAGCATGTGTGCTGAGAATGGCATAAGCTTCAAGAGCGACCATCAAGTGTATGACTACTTGTGGGAATTTACCATTGGGGACTACCCTCTGAACCAGCAGTTGGCTTACGAGCGTGGATATATCATGACCAATGACACAAACACCCTCCTCCTGGATGTGCCTCTATTTGCCATTGGTTATGTCTATGAG GAAATCAGTCTGCAGCAGTTCTATGGCACCTTCGAAATTCTCACCAGGAATGCCAAAACCCTGGCGATAGAGCAGCAGTCAGTGAAACGGTGCCTCTTCAGAACCACTGAGCTTTTGG TGTGCTCTACTGAGGGTGTGATGACTGTTGTGAGTGACATCACTAAAGCCATCCCTACTGCAGACCTTGCCCGGACCACACTATTGGATGCAAGCTGCAAACCCATTGAGACTGACGAGAACCGAGTCCTCTTCTCTTTTGGACTTAATACTTGTGGCACCCTGGTCCAG ATTGATCGGCAGTATGTGACTTATGAAAATGAGATCATATTTCATGAGCTGTATTCGACTGACAGCAAGCCAGTCATCACCAGAGATGCTGAATACAG aGTGACTGTGAGGTGCATTTACCCAGTTAGTGGCATTGAAAGCCTGTTTGTGGACCGGAGGTTTCAAACTGATACACCTGGAATTGGGCAAATCAAGGACCCTGTGAAAA TTCCTTTCCAAATGCTTAAGTCTATGCCATTGGGAAAACCCTTCATTCAGGCACCTATTGCAAATAAACCGTCTGACTATGTGAGCGTCAAGCGGAGCTCTCCCATGG ATGAATCATTTGTACGAGACCGCTTTATTAAAGAACATGCTGCAGCCATTGTCTTTGACCTGGAGAAGGCTTATGATACCACCTGGAGAAATGGCATCCTTAAAGATCTATGTTGA